The nucleotide sequence GCCCAGTCGCGCGAACGCTCCATCTCGATCAGCGAGACCGGCTTGCCGCGGTCGTTGAGCGGCTCGGTCCAGTCGATGCCCGAGGTCATGTCGAGCAGGTGCGCGACCGTGACCGCGGCGCGCCGGGGATCGGTGGCGTCGTCGAACACCCGGTCGTCGAGGCGCAGCTTGCCTTCCTCGATCGCGATGCCGGCGAGCGTGCCCATCACGGCCTTGGTGACCGAGTTGACCGCGTGGCGCAGGCCGGGGCGAAACGGCGCGTAGTAGGCCTCCACCACGATGCGGCCGTGGCGCACCACCAGCAGGCTGTCGAGCTGGTGGGTGGCGCCGAGCTCGACCAGCCGCGCGAGCTCGGCCGGGTCCATGCCCTGCGAGGCGGGCGTGGCGACGGTCCAGCCGGCGGTGGGCCAGGGGCCCTCGTCGGCCGCGGCGGCAGCACCGGCGAAAGCGAGCGACACCGACAGCGAAAGGGCCTGGAGGCCCGCGGCCACGGTCTGCGACGCCTTCATCGGCGGCTCGCCCCCAGCCGCTGCGACACCGCGTCCGCGCAGCCCTTGAGCGCGGTGCCGATGGCGCCGTCCCAGGCGGTGTCGAAGATGCCGGCCGGGCCGATGGCCGTGATCGCGAGCACGATCGCGCCCGTGTGGTCGAACACCGGCGCGGCCATGGCGCTCACGCCCTCGATCACCTCGCCGTCGGAACGGCTGATGCCGTGCGCGCGCACCTCCTGCAGCTGGCGCTCGAAATCGGCCCACGACGGCAGCGGCTGCACCGGCGGCATGCCGGCCGGCGGCGCGGGCTCGGCCTTGCGCTGCTTCTGGCGCTGGCGCTCGGCCTCGAGCAGGTCGCGCACGCGCCCGGCGTCGAGGTAGGCCGCGAACACCCGGCCCGAGGCCGTGTTGGTCAGCGAGAACACCGTGCCGTGGCGCATGTTGACGTGCACCGGCGAGGGCGACTCGGCCGTGCGCACGATGGTCGCGCCGCGCGCGCCCCAGACCGCCAGCGCGATGGTGTGGCCGGTCTGCTGCGCGAGCTGGGCGATGGCCGGCGTGGCGATGTGCACCGGGTCGGCCTGCTGCAGGCTGATCAGGCCCAGTTGCAGTGCCAGCGGGCCGAGCAGATAGTGGCCGCTCGCGCGGTCCTGCTCGATCAGCCCCAGCCGGCCGAAGCTCACCATGTAGGGATGGGCCTTGGCGGGCGTCATGTCGGCCTCGCGGGCCAGGTCCTTGAGCGCCATCGGCCGGCCGTGGTGCACCAGCGCGCGCAGCAGCTGGCCGCCGACCTCGATGCTCTGGATGCCGCGCTGGGCGCGGTCGGCGTCGGGTTGTGCTTCGTTCATGGAGTGGGGATTAGACATGAAGCGATTCGAGGCTTACACTCGCGGAAATTCGTTAACTGCAAATTCGTTCGCCCTAAACGAATTTCATCCCCCCAACACTCCACGGAGACACACGATGAGCCAAGCCAAGAAATTCGCCAGCCAGGCCGACATGGAAGAGAAGAAGGTCACCTTCAGCCAGATCTCGGAACACGCGTGGGCCTACACCGCCGAGGGCGACCCGAACACCGGCATCGTGATCGGCGACGACTGCGTGCTGGTGGCCGACACCCAGGCCACGCCCGCGATGGCGGCCGACGTGGTGCGCCGCATCCGCGAAGTGACCGACAAGCCGATCAAGTACGTGGTGCTCACCCACTACCACGCGGTGCGCGTGCTGGGCGCGGCCGGCTACGGCGCCGAGCACATCCTGGCGAGCCAGGACACGCGCGACCTGATCGTCGAGCGCGGCGAGCAGGACAAGGCCAGCGAGATCGGCCGCTTCCCGCGCCTGTTCCAGAACGTCGAGACGGTGCCGCCGGGCCTGACCTGGCCCACCATGACCTTCACCGGCAAGATGACCCTGTGGCTCGGCAAGCTCGAGGTGCAGCTGCTGCAGCTCGGCCGCGGCCACACCAAGGGCGACACCGTGGTCTGGCTGCCGCAGGAACGCGCGCTGCTCTCGGGCGACCTGGTCGAGTTCGGCGCCACGCCGTACGCGGGCGACGCCTATTTCAAGGACTGGCCGCAGACGCTCGACAACGTCGCCGCCCTCAAGCCCGCCGCGCTGGTGCCGGGCCGCGGCGCCGCGCTGACCACGCCCGAGGCCGTGGCCGAGGGCCTCACGGGCACGCGCGACTTCATCGCCGACGTCTACGCCAGCGTGCAGGAAGGCGTGAAGGCCGGGCGCGACCTCAACGCGGTCTACAAGGACACCTACGAGAAGCTCAAGCCCAAGTACAGCCAGTGGGTGATCTTCGACCACTGCATGCCCTTCGACGTGAGCCGCGCCTACGACGAGGCCTCGGGCCATGTCGACCCGCGCGTGTGGACCGCCGAGCGCGACGTGGAGATGTGGAAGGCGCTCGAAGGCTGAGATGAATGCCTCCCTCCCCCTCTGGGGGAGGGCCGGGGTGGGGGCACGCGGCAACCGCACGATGCGCGACCGGCCCCCATCCCCGCCGTCCCCCGGAGGGGGAAGGCGCAAGACAAGAGAGACGAAGACGGCACAGAGACGGAGACAACGGACGTGAACGCACTCGCCACCGAAGCCGCGCAGGTCGACTACCAGAGCCTGCGCTTCGACTACCGCCGCCACCCCGACCAGGACGCGGCCCCGCCCGCTCGCCACCCGGTGGTGGTGGTCGGCGCCGGCCCCGTGGGCCTGGCGCTGGCCATCGACCTCGCGCTGCGCCAGGTGCCGGTGGTGCTGCTCGACAACGACAACACCCTGTCGACCGGATCGCGCGCGATCTGCTTCGCCAAGCGCACGCTCGAGGTCTTCGACCGGCTGGGCTGCGGCGACCGCATGGTCGACAAGGGCGTGTCGTGGAACATCGGCAAGGTCTATTTCCACGACGAGCAGGTCTACCGCTTCGACCTGCTGCCCGAGCCCGGCCACGAGCGCCCGGCCTTCATCAACCTGCAGCAGTACTACGTCGAGGGCTACCTGGCCGAGCGCGCGGCCCAGCTGCCGCTGATCGACATCCGCTGGAACAACAAGGTCACCGGCATCGCGCAGGACGCCGAGGGCGCGACGCTGACCGTGGAAACGCCCGAGGGCGAGTACCGCCTGGCCGCCGACTACGTGAGCGCCTGCGACGGCTCGCGCTCGAACCTGCGCCAGCTGCTGGGCCAGGAATCGAAGGGCCGCGTGTTCCGCGACCGCTTCCTGATCGCCGACATCACGATGGACGCGCAGCTGCCGACCGAGCGCCGCTTCTGGTTCGACCCGCCCTTCCATCCGGGCCAGAGCGTGCTGCTGCACAAGCAGGCCGACGGCATGTGGCGCATCGACTTCCAGCTCGGCTGGGAGGCCGATCCGGTGGAGGAACGCAAGCCCGAGCGCATCGTGCCGCGCGTGCGCGCGCTGCTCGACAGCATCGGCCACGCGGGCGTGCAGTTCGAGATCGGCTGGGCCAGCGTCTACACCTTCGCCTGCCAGCGCATGGACAGCTTCCGCCACGGCCGCGTGCTGTTCGCGGGCGACTCGGCGCACGGCGTGTCGCCGTTCGGGGCGCGCGGCGCCAACTCGGGCGTGCAGGACGCCGACAACCTGGCCTGGAAGCTGGCCGCCGTGGTGCGCGGCGAGGCGCCCGACGCGCTGCTCGACAGCTACGCGGGCGAACGCGAGTACGCGGCCGACGAGAACATCCGCAACTCCACGCGCGCGACCGACTTCATCACGCCCAAGAGCGAGGTCAGCCGGCTGTTCCGCGACGCGGTGCTGGCGCTGACGCGGCGGCACGCCTTCGCGCGCACGCTGGTCAACAGCGGCCGGCTGTCGGTGCCCTCGGTGCTGCGCGGCTCGCCGCTCAACACGCCCGACGCACACGGCGACGGCTTCGCGGGCGCGATGGTGCCGGGCGCGGCCGCGGCCGACGCGCCGGTGGCGCTCGCCGACGGCGGCAGCGGCTGGCTGCTGCGCGAGCTCGGCCGCGCGCACGGCTTCACGGCGCTGGTGTTCGGCGATGCCGACGACGCGGCCGTGACGCGGAGCCTGCGCGCCATCGAGGCCGCGGCGCTGCCGCTGCGCACCGTGCGCGTGCCCGCGGGCGCGGCGAGCGAACTGGCCGTGCGGCGCTACGATGCGCACCCCGGCACGGTCTACCTGCTGCGCCCCGACCAGCATGTGAGCGCGCGC is from Variovorax paradoxus and encodes:
- a CDS encoding IclR family transcriptional regulator, with product MNEAQPDADRAQRGIQSIEVGGQLLRALVHHGRPMALKDLAREADMTPAKAHPYMVSFGRLGLIEQDRASGHYLLGPLALQLGLISLQQADPVHIATPAIAQLAQQTGHTIALAVWGARGATIVRTAESPSPVHVNMRHGTVFSLTNTASGRVFAAYLDAGRVRDLLEAERQRQKQRKAEPAPPAGMPPVQPLPSWADFERQLQEVRAHGISRSDGEVIEGVSAMAAPVFDHTGAIVLAITAIGPAGIFDTAWDGAIGTALKGCADAVSQRLGASRR
- a CDS encoding MBL fold metallo-hydrolase, with protein sequence MSQAKKFASQADMEEKKVTFSQISEHAWAYTAEGDPNTGIVIGDDCVLVADTQATPAMAADVVRRIREVTDKPIKYVVLTHYHAVRVLGAAGYGAEHILASQDTRDLIVERGEQDKASEIGRFPRLFQNVETVPPGLTWPTMTFTGKMTLWLGKLEVQLLQLGRGHTKGDTVVWLPQERALLSGDLVEFGATPYAGDAYFKDWPQTLDNVAALKPAALVPGRGAALTTPEAVAEGLTGTRDFIADVYASVQEGVKAGRDLNAVYKDTYEKLKPKYSQWVIFDHCMPFDVSRAYDEASGHVDPRVWTAERDVEMWKALEG
- a CDS encoding FAD-dependent oxidoreductase, with amino-acid sequence MNALATEAAQVDYQSLRFDYRRHPDQDAAPPARHPVVVVGAGPVGLALAIDLALRQVPVVLLDNDNTLSTGSRAICFAKRTLEVFDRLGCGDRMVDKGVSWNIGKVYFHDEQVYRFDLLPEPGHERPAFINLQQYYVEGYLAERAAQLPLIDIRWNNKVTGIAQDAEGATLTVETPEGEYRLAADYVSACDGSRSNLRQLLGQESKGRVFRDRFLIADITMDAQLPTERRFWFDPPFHPGQSVLLHKQADGMWRIDFQLGWEADPVEERKPERIVPRVRALLDSIGHAGVQFEIGWASVYTFACQRMDSFRHGRVLFAGDSAHGVSPFGARGANSGVQDADNLAWKLAAVVRGEAPDALLDSYAGEREYAADENIRNSTRATDFITPKSEVSRLFRDAVLALTRRHAFARTLVNSGRLSVPSVLRGSPLNTPDAHGDGFAGAMVPGAAAADAPVALADGGSGWLLRELGRAHGFTALVFGDADDAAVTRSLRAIEAAALPLRTVRVPAGAASELAVRRYDAHPGTVYLLRPDQHVSARWRAPSSAQIRAAFDRALGKA